One Pseudomonas tolaasii NCPPB 2192 genomic window carries:
- a CDS encoding aldo/keto reductase, translating to MSLKDKLPGQLGFGTAPLGNMFRAIPEEEAQATVEAAWNAGVRYFDTAPFYGSGLSEIRLGQVLSQYNRDDFVLSTKVGRVILDEVEESARDLGEKSGVFEHGRPNKMLNDYSADATLRSIEDSLERLQTDRLDIVWIHDIAQDFYGDQWLDYFNQARTGAFKVLTRLREEGVIKAWGLGVNRVEPCELTLDLTEAQPDGFLLAGRYTLLDHDRALQRLMDAAAAQKVEIVVGGPYSSGILAGGAHFEYQKASPAIINKVEQIKAIAQAFGVSIKAAALQFSLAHPAVAAVIPGASRPGRIAEDVAALSEKIPAAFWQALRDARLISARAPLPL from the coding sequence ATGAGCTTGAAAGACAAACTCCCTGGCCAACTTGGCTTCGGCACCGCGCCACTGGGCAACATGTTCCGCGCCATTCCTGAAGAAGAAGCGCAGGCCACCGTAGAAGCCGCCTGGAACGCCGGCGTGCGCTACTTCGACACCGCACCGTTCTACGGCTCGGGGCTTTCCGAAATTCGCCTGGGCCAGGTGCTCTCGCAGTACAACCGCGATGACTTCGTGCTCAGCACCAAAGTTGGCCGGGTGATCCTCGACGAAGTCGAAGAAAGCGCCCGTGACCTCGGCGAAAAAAGCGGCGTGTTCGAACACGGCCGCCCCAACAAGATGCTCAACGACTACAGTGCCGACGCCACCCTGCGTTCCATCGAAGACAGCCTGGAACGCCTGCAAACCGACCGCCTGGACATCGTGTGGATTCACGACATCGCCCAGGACTTCTACGGCGACCAATGGCTGGACTACTTCAACCAGGCCCGCACCGGCGCATTCAAAGTGCTGACCCGCTTGCGTGAAGAAGGCGTGATCAAGGCCTGGGGCCTGGGTGTGAACCGCGTTGAACCCTGCGAATTGACCCTGGACTTGACCGAAGCCCAGCCGGACGGCTTTCTGCTGGCGGGCCGCTACACGCTGCTGGACCACGACCGCGCCCTGCAACGCCTGATGGACGCCGCCGCTGCGCAGAAGGTTGAGATTGTTGTCGGCGGCCCTTACAGCTCGGGCATCCTCGCCGGTGGCGCACACTTCGAATACCAGAAGGCCAGCCCGGCGATCATCAACAAGGTCGAGCAGATCAAAGCGATTGCCCAAGCGTTTGGCGTCAGCATCAAAGCCGCCGCCCTGCAATTCTCCCTGGCTCATCCGGCGGTGGCGGCGGTGATTCCCGGTGCCAGTCGTCCGGGGCGCATTGCCGAAGACGTCGCGGCGTTGTCAGAGAAGATTCCGGCAGCCTTCTGGCAGGCCCTGCGCGATGCCCGTTTGATTTCGGCCCGCGCGCCACTGCCGCTTTAA
- a CDS encoding SDR family NAD(P)-dependent oxidoreductase, with protein sequence MKIDVSGKTAIVSGSTAGIGLGISLALAQSGATVVVIGREAGKVDDALASIRQAVPGADLRGLVADLGTAEGAEKLFAAEPRADILVNNLGIFNDVDFFDAPDSEWTRFYEVNVISGVRLARHYVPGMVEQGWGRVIFLSSESGVATPADMINYGVTKSANLAVSHGLAKRLAGTGVTVNAVLPGPTFTDGLEQMLADATAKSGRSARDEADVFVRNARPTSIIQRAANVDEVANLVAYIASPLSSATTGAALRVDGGVVDSMAI encoded by the coding sequence ATGAAAATCGATGTAAGCGGCAAAACAGCCATCGTCAGCGGCAGCACCGCCGGGATCGGCCTGGGCATCAGCCTGGCCCTGGCGCAGTCCGGCGCCACCGTGGTGGTGATCGGGCGTGAAGCGGGCAAGGTCGACGACGCGCTGGCGAGCATTCGCCAGGCCGTGCCGGGTGCGGATTTGCGTGGGCTGGTGGCTGACCTCGGCACCGCCGAAGGCGCAGAAAAACTGTTCGCCGCCGAACCGCGCGCCGACATCCTGGTCAACAACCTGGGCATCTTCAACGATGTGGATTTCTTCGATGCGCCCGACAGCGAGTGGACGCGCTTCTACGAGGTCAATGTGATCTCCGGTGTGCGTCTGGCGCGGCACTATGTGCCGGGCATGGTCGAGCAGGGCTGGGGGCGGGTGATTTTCCTGTCATCGGAATCCGGCGTGGCAACCCCGGCCGACATGATCAACTACGGCGTGACCAAAAGCGCCAACCTGGCGGTGTCCCACGGCCTGGCCAAGCGTTTGGCGGGCACTGGCGTAACGGTGAACGCCGTGCTGCCGGGGCCGACCTTTACCGACGGCCTGGAGCAGATGCTGGCGGACGCCACGGCCAAATCCGGGCGCAGCGCGCGGGACGAGGCGGATGTGTTTGTGCGCAATGCGCGGCCTACCTCAATCATCCAGCGGGCGGCCAATGTGGATGAAGTGGCGAACCTGGTGGCGTACATTGCCTCACCGCTGTCGTCTGCAACCACGGGTGCCGCGTTGCGGGTCGACGGTGGTGTTGTCGACAGCATGGCGATCTGA
- a CDS encoding NAD(P)/FAD-dependent oxidoreductase, which produces MRQSTDHARSYYRATAHAMPERPPLGADLTADVCVIGGGFTGVNTAIELARRGLSVILLEARRIGWGASGRNGGQLIRGIGHDVSGFAKYVGEEGVRYLERAGIESVALVGERIREHGIDCDLRWGFCELANTPAQFAAFKGEQEHLAALGYAHETRLVGPQDMRQVVGSTAYAGGLVDMGSGHLHPLNLVLGEAQVAESLGVQIFEQTEVLELIHGETVKVRCAGGTVRAANLVLACNAHLEELEPRLSGKVLPAGSYIIATEPLSEAVANQLIPQNLALCDQKVGLDYYRLSADRRLLFGGACHYSGRDPVDIAAYMQPKMLKVFPQLADTAIEFQWGGKIGITANRFPQVGRLKQYPNVFYAQGYSGHGLNVTHWCAKLLAEGIHAGQSTGLDIFSQVPHMTFPGGKALRSPLLALGMLWYRLRELI; this is translated from the coding sequence GCCCGGTCCTATTACCGGGCCACGGCCCATGCCATGCCGGAGCGCCCGCCATTGGGCGCCGACCTGACCGCCGATGTGTGTGTGATCGGCGGCGGGTTTACCGGTGTGAACACCGCCATTGAGCTGGCCCGGCGCGGGCTCTCGGTGATCCTGCTGGAGGCCCGGCGCATCGGCTGGGGCGCCAGCGGGCGCAACGGCGGGCAACTGATTCGTGGCATCGGCCACGACGTGTCGGGCTTTGCCAAATACGTGGGCGAGGAGGGTGTGCGTTATTTGGAGCGGGCCGGGATCGAGTCGGTGGCGCTGGTGGGCGAGCGGATTCGCGAACACGGCATTGACTGTGATTTGCGCTGGGGCTTTTGCGAGCTGGCCAATACGCCTGCGCAATTCGCCGCGTTCAAGGGCGAGCAGGAGCATCTGGCCGCCCTGGGCTATGCCCATGAAACCCGGCTGGTCGGGCCGCAGGACATGCGTCAGGTGGTCGGCTCCACAGCCTATGCCGGCGGCCTGGTGGACATGGGCTCCGGGCACCTGCACCCGTTGAACCTGGTGCTGGGCGAGGCACAGGTGGCCGAGTCCCTCGGCGTGCAGATTTTCGAGCAGACCGAAGTGCTGGAGTTGATTCACGGCGAGACGGTAAAAGTGCGCTGCGCCGGGGGTACGGTACGCGCCGCCAACCTGGTGCTGGCGTGCAACGCGCACCTTGAAGAACTGGAGCCGCGTCTGAGCGGCAAGGTGCTGCCCGCGGGCAGCTACATCATTGCCACCGAGCCTCTGTCCGAGGCGGTGGCCAACCAACTGATCCCGCAGAACCTGGCGCTGTGTGACCAGAAAGTCGGGCTGGATTACTACAGGCTGTCTGCTGACCGTCGCTTGCTGTTCGGCGGCGCGTGCCATTATTCAGGGCGCGATCCGGTGGATATCGCCGCCTATATGCAGCCGAAAATGCTCAAAGTCTTCCCGCAATTGGCCGATACCGCCATCGAATTTCAATGGGGCGGCAAGATTGGCATCACCGCCAATCGTTTTCCTCAGGTTGGCCGGTTGAAGCAGTACCCGAACGTGTTCTACGCCCAAGGGTATTCCGGGCATGGGCTCAACGTGACGCATTGGTGTGCAAAGCTCTTGGCCGAAGGCATTCACGCAGGTCAAAGCACCGGGCTGGATATCTTCAGCCAGGTGCCGCATATGACCTTTCCGGGTGGCAAGGCCCTGCGCTCGCCGCTGCTGGCGCTGGGGATGTTGTGGTATCGGCTGCGGGAGCTGATTTAG
- a CDS encoding SRPBCC family protein, whose protein sequence is MATASSVIEIPVSADQVWQLVGGFNTLPDWLPFIVKSEPGEGGRLRHLETAEGGVIVERLQTYDNVARTYSYTIEQSPFPVSAYLATLQVEALGDASAKVTWSGVFTPAAGTTEAAVEELFAGVYSGGLEALRANF, encoded by the coding sequence GTGGCAACAGCATCTTCGGTGATTGAAATTCCGGTGTCGGCGGATCAGGTATGGCAATTGGTCGGCGGCTTCAACACGCTGCCGGACTGGCTGCCGTTTATCGTCAAGAGCGAGCCGGGCGAGGGCGGGCGCTTGCGTCACCTGGAAACGGCGGAAGGCGGCGTGATCGTAGAGCGTTTGCAGACCTATGACAATGTGGCCCGCACTTACAGCTACACCATCGAGCAGTCGCCGTTTCCGGTAAGTGCTTACCTGGCGACATTGCAGGTTGAGGCCTTGGGCGATGCGTCGGCCAAAGTGACCTGGTCCGGTGTGTTTACCCCGGCGGCGGGAACCACGGAGGCGGCGGTGGAGGAATTGTTCGCCGGCGTTTACAGCGGCGGGCTTGAGGCGCTGCGCGCCAACTTCTAA
- a CDS encoding LysR substrate-binding domain-containing protein, translating into MIDLRQLRYFEVVAEEEHVGRAAERLHISQSPLSRQIAQLEERLGLTLFERSQQRIRLTRDGQTFLAETKALLTHASRLESLGKRLGRGEEGGLCIGYIENAMHAGVLPNALRVLRDDRPTVHIKLYNLPSLEQLEGLRQRSLDIALVGEPPAADDPDLTALQVLDDPMLLALPEQHPLARQRELLPEDLAEQEWIGVQRKPGANPADDFVAACIRAGFTPQIPMEASEPFTALGLVASGLGVAMVQKGLSRNAPPGVVLRELPWLTYTTPLWAAWHRINLRPLVETFRKVLTEPSA; encoded by the coding sequence ATGATCGACTTGCGCCAATTGCGCTACTTCGAAGTCGTCGCCGAAGAAGAACACGTCGGCCGCGCTGCCGAGCGCCTGCACATTTCCCAATCGCCCCTGAGCCGACAGATCGCCCAGCTCGAAGAGCGCCTGGGGCTGACGCTGTTCGAGCGCAGCCAGCAACGTATCCGCCTGACCCGCGACGGCCAGACCTTCCTGGCTGAAACCAAGGCGCTGCTGACCCACGCCAGCCGTCTGGAATCACTCGGCAAGCGCCTGGGCCGCGGTGAGGAAGGCGGTTTGTGTATCGGCTATATCGAAAACGCCATGCACGCCGGTGTGCTGCCCAATGCCTTGCGCGTGCTGAGGGACGACCGGCCCACCGTGCATATCAAGCTGTACAACCTGCCGTCTCTGGAACAGCTTGAAGGCTTGCGCCAGCGCAGCCTGGACATCGCGCTGGTCGGCGAACCGCCGGCCGCTGACGACCCGGACCTCACCGCCTTGCAAGTGCTGGACGACCCGATGCTGCTGGCGCTGCCCGAGCAGCATCCACTGGCTCGCCAGCGCGAGTTGCTGCCCGAAGATCTGGCCGAACAGGAGTGGATCGGCGTGCAGCGCAAACCCGGCGCCAACCCCGCCGATGACTTTGTGGCGGCCTGCATTCGTGCCGGCTTCACCCCGCAAATCCCCATGGAAGCCAGCGAACCGTTTACCGCCCTGGGGCTGGTTGCGTCGGGGCTGGGCGTGGCCATGGTGCAAAAGGGCCTGAGCCGCAATGCGCCGCCGGGCGTGGTGTTGCGCGAATTGCCGTGGCTGACCTACACCACCCCGCTGTGGGCGGCGTGGCACCGGATCAACCTGCGGCCCCTGGTAGAAACCTTTCGTAAGGTGCTCACCGAACCCAGTGCCTGA